GTATTTCCCTAAGTTGATCTGAGTACAATCTAGCTTAAATGGAGCCCATTTTGCACTCTTTGCGATAGCAGTCATTTTAATTTCCGCATCACTGATATCAAAACGAACATCATACTGCATAAATTTACCACCAAGCTTTAAGTCTTCTCCATTACTACATTGAATTTTTTGAAGAATAAAACTCCCTTGAGGTAAAGCTGCACTCACACTACTTGCCATAACTAAAAGGGCTAGAATCATTTTTTTCATTAGATACTCCTATAGAAAATTAACCTTATATTCAAAACTTATTTTATAATCTCTACCTGCTTCCATTATATTAGAAGCATGCTTACGGTAACGTCTGTTGGTAATATTATCAAAGTTCATATTTATTTTAACAACGTCACCAAAAAATCCTTTTGACAGGAAAACATTGTGAACAAATGAGCGAGGTGTTTCATCAGTCCTTTCTGTTGTTTCACGATTGATTCGATCCTGCTTTAAGCTTAATACACTTTGATAACCATAATCAAAGCTGTATTGATCAAGATGATGTGCAAGATAGAAGTTATAGTGATCAGCAGGAAGATCAGCAATATAAAGTCCTAATATTTTATTTGTCCCACGAATCTTTGTATAAGAAATCCGTGATTCAAATTGATCATAAATATACCCAAGACCCAGCTCATCACCAGTAAGAGAAACTAAGTCAATATTCACTGATTGAGTAGTACCATTTTCACCATCAAAAATAGCACGATCAATTTTTTCGAGAGAGATATAGTCATCGATATGACTCCAATAACGAGATGCCGTTAAAGAGATCAAATCCTCAGATGAAAATAAGTTTCTTTCATATTTTACCCCAACTTCAATAGTCTTAGACCTCTCTACTTTTAAATCCTCATTAGGAATAAAATAATTATCAGCAATGAAGAAACCATCCCCTGGATGATGGAGTCCGTCAGCAAAAACATCTTGAACCTTAGGAGCGTTAAATCCTTCACTATAATTCACACTAAGAGTCAGTGCCTGAGTAGGCTTAAACCGAACTCCAGCTTTTTTAAGTAACCCATTATCTCCACGCTCAGAGAATTTATTTGAGTTTAATTTATAATCTTGATATTTTAACCCAGCGCTAAGATCAAAATAATCAGATACAAAAACTCCATCTACATAAATTGATTTCTGACGAGACTCTCCACTTGGATATGATTCAAGTTTCTCAATATTTCTATTTCCAGAAAGAGTATCAGTTAAAAATTCTACTCCTGAAAGGAGACTAACTTTCGAAATAACAGTCTTCTTTTTCAAAGAAAGTTGCTTCGAATTAATATCTCTTCTTTCAATTTGCTTATCGCTCTTTCGAACCTTTGTCAGTTTTTGATCAGTATTACTTGCTCTCAACTCGAGTTGTTGCTTTCTTAAGTCAACGCCCACAAGCTGCGTAGTTCTTTTAATTGTATTATCACCATTTAATTCTAAATCATCCTCAGGAGGATCAAGAGTCGGATTTATTGGAACATTATCTTGACGAGTAAAATAGTCACCCTGAAGAAGAAAATCAAAATTGCGATAGTTAAACTTGTACTTAGCGAGAAAGCTATCATCTTCAAAATTCGAATGAGGTAGTGTTGAGCGATCACCTAGAACAATATTGCTCGCATCTCTGTTTCCTACACTTAAAATATAATTCGACTTTTTATCTTTTCCGTAAATTTTTATTCCTACATATTTTTCTTTATTCGAACCCTGCTGAGAAGACTGAATTGACGCCCCAAAATCTTCCTTTGCATTTAAGTAGTCAGTCGCTTCGATAGTGCGAAGGCTCACTCCTCCACCAACGCTTCCACTTCTTGAGAAATTTGAAGTGTCCTTATCAATTTTAACTTCTTTGATATTCGCCGTATCGATGGCCATCATCGTATTGTGATCTGTTCTAAAACTCTGTTTCACCCCATCCACATACATATAAAGTTTTGAGGCCTGAAGACCTCTTACCTGAATGGCCTCACCACTTGAACGTGGTCCCCCAGAAGTTGTGGCATTTGAAGAAAACTTCAAAATATCATCAAGTGAAGAATTATTAGTATTTGAGAGATAGTCTTGCCCGAGGTAATCAAAGGAATTTGACTCTACATCACTAGAAAGTTGAAGCTGTTGCCCACTATCTTGTCCTTCATAAATATTTACTGTCTCAAGATTATAGACCCCATCCTGACCATAAGATTGGCCCAACAATATAATTGGAAGCATGGCAATAAACTTTTGTTTCATTGCTCAAACTTAGCACAAAAATCTCATAATGTGTCACGTAATTGTAGAAGATAGTGATTGTTACAATATTTCAAAGTTCAGGGGAACAATAAGCTGAATTGGTGCCTCTGCGTGCTCATCTGGAACCTGTGGAAGATCTTCGAGACTCTCGATTGTCTCTAACGCCGACTTATTTAAAAGGTCATATTTTGCTGTTTCCACTATTTTTAAGTTACTAATTTTATTAGGAAAACTCACCTCAAAGTAGACCTTAACAACTCCTTGTTGCTTAAGCCTTTTTGCGACTCGCGGATACTTTTTATTCTTAGTGATCATCTCTCGAATGACACTCGTGTACCTCGCGACGGAGTCGCTTGTCCCTTGGCTTTTCCTATTTTCTCGCTTAGCAACACTTAATTGAGGCTCAACGGCCTTTACTGAAGGAGTTTTAATAGTCCTTTTTAGCTTCTTCTCTACGATCTTTTGATTAAGACGTGATTTAGAAGCTTTATGCGATTTGAGAAAAATGGAAGTTCTTGCGAGAGACTTCTCAGATAATGTCTCTCCAAAATTTTTCTTTGTCACAATTTCTACTTTCTGAGCACTAATTAACATCATTGCATGAACAATAAGCGATGTTATGAATGCTAAAGGTGTGACAAAATTACGTTTCATGAGTTTTATTATAGGCCAAAAAAGAGTAAAAGTATTACATGTTTAAAAATTTTATAGGTATTACATTATTTTTGATCATCACCTATGTATTCGGAGGAAGCTTCCTTTCGATTACAGAACGTAGACATCTTCTTCATTTGATAATTATTCTTGTTATCTTGGCGATCATTATTTCTCCATCAATAAGTTCAGCAACCCGTAAAAGTAAAGAAGAAAATAATATTGAACCTGAAGTTCTCGATGCTGAACGTGATCCTATGGACTTTCACAATGATTTCACAAAAGTCGGCTGCTCATCAGATTACCAAGATAGTGTAACACCAAAAGAGATCAAACCGATAGACTATAGTGGAAATGCAATCGAAGCTGGAATTAAAGAAATCGAACACGACATAAGTCATTTAAATAATTCTAAAAAATAATTTTTCCCCTTGACGATTTTTATTCTCCTACCATCTTATTCTTAGAAAGGAAGTGGCCACTCCGAGTGCTTAATAATTTGGAGGTTCCTATGAAAAGATTTGAAATTGCACCGCTAAGATCGGTGAATCCATTCGCATTATTTGATGAGTTTGAAAAAGGCTTTTGGCCTAAAAATGTACGAAACTTTCAAGCAGATGAAATGTTTCCCAAACTAGAACTTTGGGAAGAGAACGATGTCTTCTTCGCAAGTGTTGATATCCCAGGGGTCGACAAGGACTCAATTAACATCGATATTAACGATGATATCATTTCAGTCTCTGGTGAAAGAAAAGAAGAAAAGAAATCTGAAGGTTATAGTGAAAAGTACTATGGAAGTTTCAAACGAAGCTTTAGAGTTCCTAATAGCTATGATCTAGAAAAAGTTGAAGCTCACTTTGAAAATGGTGTCCTTTCCCTTGCTGCCCCAAGAATCCAAGAAAGTGAAAAACCTGTTAAAAGAATAGAAATTAAATCAGAAAGAAATGGAATATTTGAAAGACAGAACCCCTCTTCATAAGAGGGGTTCCTTTATTTATAAATTAACGAGAGATGTATTTTGCAAGATCAATTACTTTGTTTGAATAACCCATTTCGTTATCATACCAAGCAACGACTTTTAAGAAAGTATCTGTAAGAGCGATACCTGCTGTTGCATCAAAAACCGATGTACAAGTTTCACCAATAAAGTCGTTAGAAACTACTGCTTCTTCTGTATAAGCAAGAACCCCTCTAAGGCTTCCTTCACTTTCTTTCTTCATCACCTTACAAATTTCTTCGTAAGTTGCTGGCTTTTCTAAATTAACAGTCAAGTCAACAACTGAAACATCAGGAGTTGGAACACGAAAACTCATTCCAGTTAGCTTTCCATTAAGTTCAGGAATTACTCTTCCAACAGCTTTAGCTGCCCCTGTAGAAGAAGGAATAATATTTTGTCCTGCTCCACGACCACCTCTCCAATCTTTGGCAGAAGGTCCATCAACAGTTCTCTGAGTCGCCGTAGTCGCGTGAACAGTTGTCATTAGACCATCCTTTATTCCCCAATTGTCGTGAAGAACCTTCGCTATTGGTGCAAGGCAATTTGTCGTACACGAAGCATTAGAAACAATATCTTGTCCTTTATATGCTTCATGGTTAACACCCATAACAAACATTGGCGTGTCATCTTTTGATGGAGCCGACATTACAACTTTCTTAGCCCCTGCTTGAATATGTTTACGAGCATCGGCATCTGTTAAGAAAAGACCAGTTGACTCTATTGCAACATCAACATTAAGTTCTGCCCAGTTTAATTGAGCTGGATCTTTATGTGCAGTTACACGAATTTTCTTTCCATTAACAACTAAATTTCCATCAACAACTTCAACTGTTCCATCGAACCTTCCGTGTGTTGAATCATACTTAAGCATATAGGCCATATAATCTGGCTCTAATAAATCATTGATACCAACAATTTCTACATCACCTTTTGCGATTGCCGCTCTAAAAACACAACGACCAATTCGACCAAAACCATTAATCCCAATTCTAATTGACATATAACCTCTTTTTTTAATTACTAGCTAAATATTATGTATACTCTAGTCCTATCTTTTATGACAATCAATAATCACAAACTTACTATTACTTGCAATTGTCTTCGAATCTCCAAAGATTTGCTTAAGCTTAATATGATAATTAAGATGTCTATTCCCAATAACGCGAAGTAAGCCTCCTCTTTCAAGACTTTGAAAAGCATCATTGAACATCTGCAGCGCAATAAAGTCTCCTACAATAGTCTGTTGATGAAATGGCGGATTACATAAAATTAGGTCAAATTTCTCATCATGAAACTCTGAATCAAAACAATTCGTCCAAAAAGTAATGGGCTCATCCGCAAAGTAGTTCTCAAAGTTAACTTTTGCACTTCTAATCGCCATTGCTGATTCATCAGCAAATGAAATATCAGCTTCCGGATTTACCAGCTTAGCTTTAATTCCAACTACTCCATTACCGCAGCCGAGATCGAGAATTCTTCTATAGCCTGTCGGTATATTCTCAAGAAAGAACCTTGTTCCGATATCAAGCTTTGAACGACTAAAAACATTTGAATAATTAGTAAATGGTTTTACAAAACCGTCAAAGTTAACAACGAGAGGATATTTCGTTAATCTTGAGACACTATTTTTTTCAAGCTTTCCAAACACTAGTCGAGCTTTTTTCTTGGCAAGACTTGTCCAGGTTTTTCCAAAATTACTTTCCAAAACTTCAAAAACAGTTTTTGGTAAATGCTTTATCATCGCAGGACAGATAACTTCCGTTCCTTCCGTGAGTTTTGTCGCAAGAAAATTTATGACATCCTCAAAATAAGACATGTTCTTTGGAACTTTGAAAACGACTATATCAATCTTGTCCCACTCCTTTACATCTTCTAAAGACTTTTTTATTGGCCTTAACTCTCTTCCAAGATTCTTTGCGTTTTTTGTTATGCCATGAAAACTTATAAATGAATCAGTCACGACATCAACGACATTATCAATATTAAAAGTTAGGGCACCAAAGCGGTCCTCAATAATTAAAACACCAGCTCCTCGATGTTGGAGTAGGTATTCTAAGACAAGTTCATCAGCCGCATCATATGGGCGAAGATTCACATCCTGATCTTTTGGGTAGCGCTCTAGTTTTGATAGGTCTTCAAATATTTTATCCATATTGTTTTATATCATGACAGTAAAATAGAAGAAAGGTTCTTGTTTTAATATACATGAGGTTAAGATATAATTAGCTAATTCTCTAAACGGATATAGATAGTGAAAGAAGTTGAAGAAAACAATCAAGATTTATTTGATAGTATCTTAATAGATATTGATCAATATAATAATGAGAACAAGGTTCTCTACCCTTATGATATTAAGGAAAAACTTCTTGAACTTAAAGAAATGGATGAGGATAAGTTCCACATCATTCTTAAAAAACTTCCAAACGAACTCCTTGCCGAAGTTATCTCAGAAATGCCGGCCCATATCCAAGAAGACGCTGCTGAGTACCTCGGCTCATTTAAGCTTGCTAAAGTTGCTTCGGAAATGGATACCGATGATGCTGCTGACTTCATCCAAAATATTAGTGAAAACCATGAAACTATTGCGGAAAGTATTCTTGCAAACATCAATAAAGAAGATCGTGATCTTATCGAGTCACTTATCTCATATGATGAAGACGCCGCCGGTTCATATATGCAGACCGAAGTTTTCGATGCGAAGTTAAATGACACTATTGGTGCATCAATTGAAAAGCTTGCAAAACTGAAGTCCGAAAGAGAAATTGATAATATCTATCATGTTTTCATTGTTGATCGAAACCAGAAGTTCATCTGCTCGATTGGTCTTGAAGAAGTTATTATTATGGACTTTAAAAAGACTTTCAAAGATATTGTTGAAGACAAGGAAAAAGAATATACCCAAATTAATTGTAATCACCTTGAAGACATTTCTGACGTTGTTGAAAAAGTAAGTAAGTATAACCTTTCAGTAATCCCTGTTCTCAATGAGGACGGTATTCTAATTGGACGTATTACATCCGACGACATTTACGATATTATCGAGGAACAGGCTACAGAGCAGATCTATGGTCTTGCCGGGGTTAATGATGAGGCAGAGCAAGACTCGAACCTATTTAACGTTATTAAAACACGAGCTGTTTGGCTTGGAATTAATCTTTTAACTGCAATTGCAGCGTCGATTGTTATCTCTTTCTTTGATTCAACAATTCAATCTCTTGTCTCTCTTGCCATCCTTATGCCTATCGTAGCATCGATGGGAGGAAATGCAGGTACTCAAAGTTTAACCGTTACAGTTAGACAGCTCGCGATTGGTGACATCTCCGAAGAAGATGCAAAAGAAACAATTATAAAGGAAGTCATTCTTTCCCTCGCTAATGGTTTTATGTTTGCAATCATCGTAGGGTTACTTTCTTACGTTTGGTTTAAGATGCCACTACTTGGCGTTGTTATTGGTTTATCTACAATTATCAACCTACTCTTTGCTGGATTCTTCGGTGCAATTATTCCACTGATTTGTGAAAAGTTAGATATTGACCCAGCAGTCGCAAGTACTGTTCTGCTGACAACAATCACTGACATAGTTGGCTTCTTTAGCTTTCTTGGTCTTGCAAAATTAATCATGCTCTAATGGAGAATTTTATGAAGATACTACTTGGTTTTCTTATTGCTTCAAAAATTTACGCACTTGATATCAAACCTGGTCTTTGGGAACAAACAGTAAATCTTGATGCAGCTTCAATCATGAGCCTTCCACAGGTTCAGGCACAAATTAAAAACCTTCCAAAAGAGCAAGCTCAAATGGTCCTTTCGATGATGGCTTCGCAGATGGGTCCTCGAAAAACAGAAGAGTGTATAACAAAAGAAATGCTAACTTCTCCTGAAAAATTAATTCCACAAAACAAAGACTGTAAAATAAAAATTATTAAAAATTCAGCGGACCAACTCTCTACATCTGTAGCATGTGAAGGAAAAATCACAGGGACAGCAACTTTAAAAAGAACAAATACCGAAAGTTATACGGGTGATTTCTCCGGAAAAGACGCATCAGGCAAAAACATGAAAATCACTTTCAGTGGTGCTTTCATCAAATCTAATTGCAAATAACATAGTCAAATAATCACCGAGCGTTTTACTCGGTGTCTTTTTGCAGTCAATTAATAATCAATATTTTACGAATTGTTGGCATCAATTTTGCGAGAGTATCTTTAAGAACATTGTGTTCTTAAAGGAGGTTCATAAGAAATATAGAGTTAGTTTTT
This region of Bacteriovorax sp. Seq25_V genomic DNA includes:
- a CDS encoding TonB-dependent receptor domain-containing protein produces the protein MKQKFIAMLPIILLGQSYGQDGVYNLETVNIYEGQDSGQQLQLSSDVESNSFDYLGQDYLSNTNNSSLDDILKFSSNATTSGGPRSSGEAIQVRGLQASKLYMYVDGVKQSFRTDHNTMMAIDTANIKEVKIDKDTSNFSRSGSVGGGVSLRTIEATDYLNAKEDFGASIQSSQQGSNKEKYVGIKIYGKDKKSNYILSVGNRDASNIVLGDRSTLPHSNFEDDSFLAKYKFNYRNFDFLLQGDYFTRQDNVPINPTLDPPEDDLELNGDNTIKRTTQLVGVDLRKQQLELRASNTDQKLTKVRKSDKQIERRDINSKQLSLKKKTVISKVSLLSGVEFLTDTLSGNRNIEKLESYPSGESRQKSIYVDGVFVSDYFDLSAGLKYQDYKLNSNKFSERGDNGLLKKAGVRFKPTQALTLSVNYSEGFNAPKVQDVFADGLHHPGDGFFIADNYFIPNEDLKVERSKTIEVGVKYERNLFSSEDLISLTASRYWSHIDDYISLEKIDRAIFDGENGTTQSVNIDLVSLTGDELGLGYIYDQFESRISYTKIRGTNKILGLYIADLPADHYNFYLAHHLDQYSFDYGYQSVLSLKQDRINRETTERTDETPRSFVHNVFLSKGFFGDVVKINMNFDNITNRRYRKHASNIMEAGRDYKISFEYKVNFL
- a CDS encoding energy transducer TonB, which codes for MKRNFVTPLAFITSLIVHAMMLISAQKVEIVTKKNFGETLSEKSLARTSIFLKSHKASKSRLNQKIVEKKLKRTIKTPSVKAVEPQLSVAKRENRKSQGTSDSVARYTSVIREMITKNKKYPRVAKRLKQQGVVKVYFEVSFPNKISNLKIVETAKYDLLNKSALETIESLEDLPQVPDEHAEAPIQLIVPLNFEIL
- a CDS encoding Hsp20/alpha crystallin family protein, producing MKRFEIAPLRSVNPFALFDEFEKGFWPKNVRNFQADEMFPKLELWEENDVFFASVDIPGVDKDSINIDINDDIISVSGERKEEKKSEGYSEKYYGSFKRSFRVPNSYDLEKVEAHFENGVLSLAAPRIQESEKPVKRIEIKSERNGIFERQNPSS
- the gap gene encoding type I glyceraldehyde-3-phosphate dehydrogenase, whose translation is MSIRIGINGFGRIGRCVFRAAIAKGDVEIVGINDLLEPDYMAYMLKYDSTHGRFDGTVEVVDGNLVVNGKKIRVTAHKDPAQLNWAELNVDVAIESTGLFLTDADARKHIQAGAKKVVMSAPSKDDTPMFVMGVNHEAYKGQDIVSNASCTTNCLAPIAKVLHDNWGIKDGLMTTVHATTATQRTVDGPSAKDWRGGRGAGQNIIPSSTGAAKAVGRVIPELNGKLTGMSFRVPTPDVSVVDLTVNLEKPATYEEICKVMKKESEGSLRGVLAYTEEAVVSNDFIGETCTSVFDATAGIALTDTFLKVVAWYDNEMGYSNKVIDLAKYISR
- a CDS encoding methyltransferase; translation: MDKIFEDLSKLERYPKDQDVNLRPYDAADELVLEYLLQHRGAGVLIIEDRFGALTFNIDNVVDVVTDSFISFHGITKNAKNLGRELRPIKKSLEDVKEWDKIDIVVFKVPKNMSYFEDVINFLATKLTEGTEVICPAMIKHLPKTVFEVLESNFGKTWTSLAKKKARLVFGKLEKNSVSRLTKYPLVVNFDGFVKPFTNYSNVFSRSKLDIGTRFFLENIPTGYRRILDLGCGNGVVGIKAKLVNPEADISFADESAMAIRSAKVNFENYFADEPITFWTNCFDSEFHDEKFDLILCNPPFHQQTIVGDFIALQMFNDAFQSLERGGLLRVIGNRHLNYHIKLKQIFGDSKTIASNSKFVIIDCHKR
- the mgtE gene encoding magnesium transporter — protein: MKEVEENNQDLFDSILIDIDQYNNENKVLYPYDIKEKLLELKEMDEDKFHIILKKLPNELLAEVISEMPAHIQEDAAEYLGSFKLAKVASEMDTDDAADFIQNISENHETIAESILANINKEDRDLIESLISYDEDAAGSYMQTEVFDAKLNDTIGASIEKLAKLKSEREIDNIYHVFIVDRNQKFICSIGLEEVIIMDFKKTFKDIVEDKEKEYTQINCNHLEDISDVVEKVSKYNLSVIPVLNEDGILIGRITSDDIYDIIEEQATEQIYGLAGVNDEAEQDSNLFNVIKTRAVWLGINLLTAIAASIVISFFDSTIQSLVSLAILMPIVASMGGNAGTQSLTVTVRQLAIGDISEEDAKETIIKEVILSLANGFMFAIIVGLLSYVWFKMPLLGVVIGLSTIINLLFAGFFGAIIPLICEKLDIDPAVASTVLLTTITDIVGFFSFLGLAKLIML
- a CDS encoding DUF3617 domain-containing protein → MKILLGFLIASKIYALDIKPGLWEQTVNLDAASIMSLPQVQAQIKNLPKEQAQMVLSMMASQMGPRKTEECITKEMLTSPEKLIPQNKDCKIKIIKNSADQLSTSVACEGKITGTATLKRTNTESYTGDFSGKDASGKNMKITFSGAFIKSNCK